One window of Rubrivirga sp. SAORIC476 genomic DNA carries:
- a CDS encoding LytR C-terminal domain-containing protein, whose product MSGSRLSDGLLNAALLVGGLAVLVLLYGFVTRTFTPRTVPERTAAEDHSRIQVEVRNAAGVDGLAAGVTAHLRRRGFDVVDIGNAPARDTTTVVVRSGTALDARYVAQALGLGAERVDTGGPTTDYSLDVTVYVGADYRALASYDSD is encoded by the coding sequence TTGTCCGGCTCCCGCCTGAGCGACGGCCTTCTCAACGCGGCCCTCCTGGTGGGCGGGCTCGCGGTGCTCGTGCTCCTCTACGGCTTCGTCACGCGGACGTTTACGCCGCGGACGGTACCCGAGCGCACCGCCGCCGAGGACCACTCGCGCATCCAGGTGGAGGTCCGCAACGCGGCCGGCGTCGATGGGCTCGCGGCCGGGGTGACGGCCCACCTCCGCCGTCGGGGGTTCGACGTGGTCGATATCGGCAATGCGCCCGCGCGGGACACCACGACGGTGGTCGTGCGTTCGGGCACCGCCCTCGACGCTCGCTACGTGGCCCAGGCCCTCGGCCTCGGCGCAGAGCGTGTCGACACCGGAGGGCCGACCACCGACTACTCTCTCGACGTGACCGTGTACGTCGGCGCCGACTACCGCGCGCTGGCCTCGTACGATTCCGACTGA
- a CDS encoding helix-hairpin-helix domain-containing protein: protein MRWLYRLRTHAGLSGPEGTAALVLLLALLGGTAARHVQSSSAPVPADLFAAADAAFATAAADTASFTPRAFAAPLTGAEEAAEPPPNAAPEESDSTASEIAEAVVERAAAPRRSGKPPPAPTNINTASAAELQRLPRIGPALAGRIVEYRRVNGRFRSAEQITEVRGIGEKTLEKMRPWIRL from the coding sequence GCGCTGGCTCTACCGCCTCCGGACGCACGCGGGACTGAGCGGACCCGAAGGCACGGCGGCGCTCGTCCTGCTCCTCGCCTTGCTGGGGGGCACGGCCGCGCGTCACGTCCAGTCCTCCTCGGCGCCGGTCCCGGCTGACCTCTTCGCTGCTGCCGACGCCGCCTTCGCCACGGCCGCTGCGGACACGGCGTCGTTCACCCCTCGGGCCTTCGCTGCGCCGCTCACTGGCGCAGAAGAGGCTGCCGAGCCTCCCCCGAACGCCGCGCCAGAGGAGAGCGACTCGACGGCGTCCGAGATCGCCGAGGCCGTCGTCGAGCGCGCGGCGGCCCCGCGCCGCTCGGGCAAGCCCCCGCCCGCGCCGACCAACATCAACACGGCGTCCGCGGCGGAACTGCAGCGGTTGCCACGGATCGGTCCCGCGCTGGCCGGGCGAATTGTCGAGTACCGTCGCGTGAACGGACGCTTCCGGAGTGCCGAGCAGATCACCGAGGTGCGCGGCATCGGCGAGAAGACCCTGGAGAAGATGCGGCCGTGGATCCGGTTGTGA
- a CDS encoding DUF423 domain-containing protein yields the protein MRAEPGLRLAAVAAVLGGLAVALGAFGTHGLADAVTPERLTTWRTSAQYHLVHALAAVGAGVFAGRRGSAVALWAARLFVAGVVLFSGSLYALVLLDLGVLGAVAPLGGLAFMAGWAALALALWREGTAVD from the coding sequence ATGCGGGCTGAGCCCGGCCTCCGGCTGGCAGCCGTGGCGGCCGTCCTCGGCGGCCTCGCGGTCGCGCTCGGTGCCTTCGGCACCCACGGCCTCGCCGACGCCGTGACGCCGGAGCGGCTGACGACGTGGCGGACGAGTGCGCAGTATCACCTCGTCCACGCGCTCGCGGCGGTCGGTGCGGGCGTGTTCGCAGGGCGTCGCGGCTCGGCGGTGGCGCTCTGGGCCGCCCGACTGTTCGTGGCGGGCGTGGTCCTGTTCTCAGGGAGTCTCTACGCGCTCGTCCTGCTCGACCTCGGTGTGCTCGGCGCTGTCGCGCCACTCGGTGGCCTCGCGTTCATGGCGGGCTGGGCAGCGCTCGCGCTCGCGCTGTGGCGCGAAGGGACCGCGGTCGACTAG
- the lipB gene encoding lipoyl(octanoyl) transferase LipB, with the protein MRLPQPAVLHRLGRMPYREAWALQQRLQDELVAAKRADPPRALPHAVLVVEHPPVYTLGKSGDAANLLASEAELDLLGATFVPVDRGGDITFHGPGQVVVYPILDLDRLYTPEGESLHDLHRYLRELEEAVIRTCAEWEVTADRVAGRTGVWVGPDARGDERKVCAMGVRCSRWVTMHGLALNVTTDLGWFDRIVPCGIDDRGVTSLARESDRPATFDAVADRLLVHLGDRLGLALSDA; encoded by the coding sequence ATGCGTCTGCCCCAACCCGCTGTTCTCCACCGTCTCGGGCGGATGCCGTACCGCGAAGCGTGGGCCCTCCAGCAGCGGCTCCAGGATGAGCTCGTAGCGGCCAAGCGTGCCGACCCGCCGCGGGCCCTCCCGCACGCCGTCCTGGTCGTGGAACACCCGCCCGTGTACACGCTGGGCAAGAGCGGCGACGCGGCTAACCTGCTCGCCAGCGAGGCCGAGTTGGACCTCCTCGGCGCCACCTTCGTACCGGTCGACCGCGGCGGCGACATCACGTTCCACGGTCCGGGGCAGGTGGTGGTGTACCCGATCCTCGACCTGGACCGGCTCTACACGCCCGAGGGCGAGTCGCTCCACGACCTGCACCGCTACCTGCGCGAACTGGAAGAGGCCGTCATCCGGACGTGCGCCGAGTGGGAGGTCACAGCCGACCGGGTAGCCGGGCGTACCGGCGTCTGGGTCGGCCCCGACGCCCGCGGCGACGAGCGGAAGGTGTGCGCGATGGGCGTCCGCTGCAGTCGCTGGGTGACCATGCACGGACTGGCCCTCAACGTGACGACCGACCTGGGGTGGTTTGACCGGATCGTGCCCTGCGGCATCGACGACCGAGGCGTGACCTCACTCGCCCGCGAGTCCGACCGCCCGGCGACCTTCGACGCCGTCGCTGACCGGCTGCTGGTCCACCTCGGGGACCGGCTGGGGCTGGCGCTGAGCGACGCCTGA
- the rsfS gene encoding ribosome silencing factor, producing MSASASQSQRAPRSGPTPGRELARIALDAALDKRARDVTVMDLRGISGEVDYFVIATGESDLQIRAIVDGVVDAIRKQAGERPVARDGQPGTSRWIVLDYFDLAVHVFDPELRAHYDLERLWGDAPTETVTDEQPEAKLLAGDAPSSLTPPPSRAAEAAPVADDEAAPDDEAE from the coding sequence ATGTCTGCCTCTGCCTCCCAGTCTCAACGCGCTCCCCGCTCCGGCCCCACCCCCGGCCGTGAGCTGGCCCGCATCGCGCTCGACGCAGCCCTCGACAAGCGTGCCCGCGACGTGACCGTGATGGACCTGCGCGGCATCTCCGGCGAGGTCGACTATTTCGTGATCGCGACCGGCGAGTCGGACCTTCAGATCCGCGCCATCGTGGACGGCGTCGTGGACGCGATCCGCAAGCAGGCGGGCGAGCGGCCCGTGGCGCGCGACGGCCAGCCCGGCACGAGCCGCTGGATCGTGCTCGACTACTTCGACCTCGCCGTCCACGTCTTCGACCCCGAGCTGCGGGCGCACTACGACCTGGAGCGCCTCTGGGGCGACGCACCCACCGAGACCGTCACCGACGAACAGCCCGAGGCGAAGCTCCTCGCTGGCGACGCGCCGTCGTCGCTGACGCCGCCGCCGAGCCGGGCCGCCGAGGCGGCGCCGGTCGCGGACGATGAGGCGGCTCCGGACGACGAGGCCGAGTGA
- a CDS encoding NUDIX domain-containing protein: protein MPVLSIHAVDVYPYRRTPAGETEWLVARRAAGHAYAGTWRMIGGKVDAGEAAWETALRELAEETGWHPGGGLLTMWTLPSVNAHYDWVADRVVLAPAFAAEVKGEPVLDEEHDAAAWLPVEAAARRLAWPEQARLLRLAASLAGAERPATWTVPVDGR from the coding sequence ATGCCCGTCCTCTCGATCCACGCCGTCGATGTGTACCCGTACCGCCGTACCCCGGCGGGGGAGACCGAGTGGCTCGTGGCTCGGCGGGCCGCCGGGCACGCCTACGCAGGTACCTGGCGCATGATCGGCGGGAAGGTGGACGCAGGGGAGGCTGCCTGGGAGACCGCACTCCGCGAACTGGCCGAGGAGACCGGCTGGCATCCCGGGGGCGGGCTCCTCACGATGTGGACGCTTCCGTCCGTCAACGCCCACTACGACTGGGTTGCAGATCGGGTCGTGCTCGCGCCCGCCTTCGCGGCCGAGGTCAAGGGTGAGCCCGTCCTGGACGAGGAACACGATGCCGCGGCGTGGCTTCCTGTCGAGGCGGCCGCGCGGCGTCTCGCCTGGCCTGAGCAGGCCCGCCTGCTCCGCCTCGCCGCGTCGCTGGCCGGAGCGGAGCGCCCTGCCACCTGGACGGTCCCTGTCGACGGGAGGTGA
- the sprA gene encoding cell surface protein SprA: MLAAVGLLVLIARPDRTATAGAAAWPWLAAADTDSVAVPDLIDPTAEDFVADGFGLAAPDTIDVDSLAADTTEVDSTLRARTYFQQPARTGSSVSIVPPFRPGIRGRLGTYWRRDVTLDSAAYVYRVRESVGDTEVRAPAEVSLSEFLAARRTEALGDQFRTLAAQRSDRQQARRSGFGFAVDIPGGEQSAFRTLFGKNEVALTVNGTSNVNLGVRYDRNDLQDALARGGSPFAPDFGQELNLNVAGTIGDKLAINVNYDTQSQFDFENQVSLVYTGYEDDIIQRIEAGNVFLQTPATLIRGGQRLFGLRTDLQFGPLAVTAVASQQDAETVDRVFEGGADAQTFSLAPYEYEDNTHLFLGYAFHNWWDRAHERPQNPQLPPGAPGQGGFRRFVGIEVWKHEPGLINSTQEGVETTWAVALADLGEPTSVLDGGEAYLGAFDPVTGQYANEAAPLPNPALDQYPDAVLDGVRVNGATATVETITAGLERPLPASGAFANNVFRRLRANIDYTFDAQLGWISLATSVTDSDLIAVAYQYETLDGRLVTVGDYGRPAQSTSQTGPRTILKLIRSDRATPIDPLWDLTMRNIYRVGGRSLNPTTFELGITYKPAGSSAGTTPPAAELSFEQRTFLEVLGLDRVNEQGLANPDDVFDFSSGVTVNPDNGRVIFPVRQPFGDYLRNLIETGWTVGTIGAPSDNGRIVVSTGSLTPAQAVAKYVPTLSDGTEAGESLYDLTSDNARRRLPRLSDYRVEGQFKSATQSVFNIGFQLVEGTVRVTSGDLELVEGTDYRVNYTAGTVEITNPQYLLEGQRVAVSVEQNKFFSIGSKTLLGLRADYRLSEDFGLGATWMRLSERPLGDKFRVGEEALNNSIVGFDGAFRAEPRWLTRAIDALPLIQTRAPSRLEFRGEVARLNPGHPQTFAYDRTRDALRDQGLDFAEDEQSGVSYVDDFEGSENAYTALRFTDGWRIAAPPEDAGPEGSRDGAAQEADVTDPILRSNWRGLFTWYTLTESVYRGFNQILSPATEPIPAVELFPERPYTSSREEDLPLDLLDLYFDPTRRGPYNFNRTVTGGEFVQQPEDVWGGFIRSIESSYSNFDGQNNIEFVELLVSPLGGRNGTEPIAEGARLYLDLGRLNEDVLPNGFLNSEDGLQNGDAPVAGEVDAWSRRPTGRTNGFVDFFDETERTEDLGLDGLPSTNELFPTFPYAITEVDQFRPFLDALAVDSPEQRRAAQDPAADDYYNFADNRFNDQLRYPGTNGASVQERYAHYYPAYELNSAVAQQRLLADGRGVSVQPNTEDINNNNTLDQAESFHRYEIPLDAAGIAASPFFLNTLSTTNSLNQTQTWYLLRIPVRTQNKTEIGGIAEDDFSRVEAVRLWTTGHDRPATLRIASFELVGSQWLKSEEIGFVQEGTQDDPAASGGLDPMLFIESVNNEENASIYAIPKGTIQNTARTQSGSIRATREQALVFRAEGLSDGRRAALARSYATRPLDLTKYSNLRTAIHGDGFARSDSMRVFLRFGDDETENYYEIEQPVYPFDPQDLALVPGDCPIDQPFNCAKSDSLWQTNVMVGGERVDLNPINVVLSELNRAKLERDRSGRPLDERFTLSDPEGAPPGATITVRGQPSIQDIRTVVLGVRNGPGGAAVVDTVSIWFNELRVTGYDEGGGASGFLTATVALADVASLNARVSFTDDGFGELGGALGGRNFAQQTAFTLSSSFNAHKLLPERFGWSIPLSYSLTQNGSTPRFDPDNGDVRLDDLVQQAREAEVVEGSTALPPDLRADAILERARTQTASQSVRVQVSKNGSRSPWLRYTVDGLSASYSRSMQSSTNPSSSLNESDGWTGTLNYRVTVPDPLAVKPFWFTRSVPLLGRAIGGLRLNLLPSNLTLATDAQRSLSATQQRLGSEFLSEPDSISAFRALTRRSQRFEHGRQMNLQYTPFPFLQMSFGSDTDQDLGEAGQREQFRVLVRERDGGFARVYDLSPAGARSDTSIVYRDLVAELDGFNDGDPFPSDRVEILGGSDLQILPLGEALSNVFNGQLRTRQYTQQATASLRVNIAKQKWLSWLQLQPISVSTNYQWRDQPSAAAPDLEVASAGASASVQSSLRIAPRTFWRLFPFYRSWERPAAASDSSSGFDPARLARRVFVAATGIDDITVTYRGASTTATGGLDGQAYSLLSGLTGAAPSLGYRLGLSREIGIDQRIANDAAFNTFSDLLGANHDVDVRTQLSPFRGLSVGLSLRTAWGATEEIDFQIPEGGGDPIRSVGRRSGQGESTVFAFGGSYDAIVARHAERYDANATPNADGIIVSEFLSPTGYADDFAAELGRGFGAFGPNGLFPIPLPNWNVTYSGLERLPLIRKIANQVSLQHGYSATSQTGFATIFDPDARLIQLPSELGGDLYAGAAALSESGYDEATSVTVNERFQPLVGMSFGFKRNIQASLSTNRTSLYTLSTPSASVFKRTSRDLRVDLSYARTGLRLFGLRGVNNQIRLQLTALIADDETFTGLPLQVDVLNLLQGRDLAIQTPTLTSRFQLSPQISYTVSSQVTANLIAQYEQTTSEVAGTTNRFTGGVSLRILFSN; encoded by the coding sequence GTGCTCGCTGCCGTCGGCCTTCTCGTCCTGATCGCCCGGCCCGACCGGACGGCCACGGCGGGCGCCGCCGCGTGGCCCTGGCTCGCCGCCGCCGACACCGACTCGGTCGCCGTCCCGGACCTCATCGACCCGACGGCCGAGGACTTCGTCGCGGACGGCTTCGGGCTGGCCGCGCCGGACACCATCGACGTGGACAGCCTAGCCGCCGACACCACCGAGGTGGACTCGACGCTGCGGGCCCGCACGTACTTCCAGCAGCCGGCCCGGACCGGCTCGTCGGTGTCCATCGTGCCGCCGTTCCGGCCCGGCATCCGCGGTCGCCTGGGGACGTACTGGCGGCGGGACGTGACGCTCGACTCGGCGGCCTACGTGTACCGCGTCCGCGAGAGCGTAGGCGACACCGAGGTGCGAGCCCCGGCCGAAGTCTCCCTCTCCGAGTTCCTGGCCGCGCGCCGCACCGAGGCGCTCGGCGATCAGTTCCGGACGCTCGCCGCCCAGCGCTCCGATCGCCAGCAGGCCCGCCGGAGTGGCTTCGGCTTCGCCGTCGACATCCCCGGCGGCGAGCAGAGCGCGTTCCGGACGCTGTTCGGCAAGAACGAGGTCGCGCTGACGGTCAACGGCACGTCCAACGTGAACCTGGGCGTCCGGTACGACCGCAACGACCTCCAGGACGCGCTGGCCCGCGGCGGCAGCCCCTTCGCGCCCGACTTCGGCCAGGAGCTCAACCTCAACGTGGCGGGCACCATCGGCGACAAGCTGGCCATCAACGTCAACTACGACACCCAGAGCCAGTTCGACTTCGAGAACCAGGTCTCGCTCGTCTACACCGGCTACGAGGACGACATCATCCAGCGGATCGAGGCGGGCAACGTGTTCCTCCAGACGCCCGCGACGCTCATCCGCGGCGGCCAGCGTCTGTTCGGCCTGCGGACAGACCTCCAGTTCGGCCCGCTCGCCGTGACGGCGGTCGCGAGCCAGCAGGACGCCGAGACCGTCGACCGCGTCTTCGAGGGCGGTGCCGACGCCCAGACGTTCTCGCTGGCGCCCTACGAGTACGAGGACAACACGCACCTCTTCCTCGGCTACGCGTTCCACAACTGGTGGGACCGCGCCCACGAGCGCCCGCAGAACCCGCAGCTGCCGCCGGGCGCCCCCGGCCAGGGCGGCTTCCGCCGGTTCGTCGGCATCGAGGTGTGGAAGCACGAGCCGGGCCTGATCAACTCGACCCAGGAGGGCGTCGAGACGACGTGGGCGGTCGCCCTGGCCGACCTCGGCGAGCCGACGAGCGTGCTCGACGGCGGCGAGGCCTACCTGGGCGCGTTCGACCCGGTGACCGGCCAGTACGCCAACGAGGCAGCGCCGCTGCCCAACCCCGCGCTCGACCAGTATCCCGACGCCGTGCTGGACGGGGTCCGCGTGAACGGCGCCACGGCCACCGTCGAGACCATCACCGCAGGCCTGGAGCGGCCGTTGCCCGCCTCTGGCGCCTTCGCCAACAACGTCTTCCGGCGCCTCCGCGCCAACATCGACTACACGTTCGACGCACAGCTGGGCTGGATCTCGCTCGCGACCTCGGTCACCGACAGCGACCTGATCGCGGTCGCCTACCAGTACGAGACGCTCGACGGACGCCTCGTCACGGTCGGCGACTACGGCCGCCCAGCGCAGTCGACCTCGCAGACCGGCCCGCGCACCATCCTGAAGCTGATCCGGTCGGACCGCGCCACGCCCATCGACCCGCTCTGGGACCTGACGATGCGCAACATCTACCGCGTCGGCGGACGGAGCCTCAACCCGACCACGTTCGAGCTGGGGATCACGTACAAGCCTGCCGGCAGCAGCGCGGGCACCACGCCGCCGGCCGCCGAGCTCTCGTTCGAGCAGCGGACGTTCCTCGAAGTCCTCGGCCTCGACCGCGTCAACGAGCAAGGTCTCGCCAACCCGGACGACGTCTTCGACTTCAGCTCGGGCGTGACCGTCAACCCGGACAATGGGCGCGTCATCTTCCCCGTCCGCCAGCCCTTCGGTGACTACCTGCGCAACCTGATCGAGACGGGCTGGACGGTCGGCACGATCGGCGCGCCGAGCGACAACGGCCGCATCGTGGTCTCCACCGGGTCGCTCACGCCCGCCCAGGCGGTCGCGAAGTACGTCCCGACGCTGTCCGACGGCACCGAGGCGGGCGAGTCGCTCTACGACCTCACCAGCGACAACGCGCGGCGCCGCCTGCCGCGCCTGTCCGACTACCGCGTCGAGGGTCAGTTCAAGAGCGCCACCCAGTCGGTGTTCAACATCGGCTTCCAGCTGGTCGAGGGGACGGTGCGCGTGACCTCCGGCGACCTGGAGCTGGTCGAGGGCACCGACTACCGCGTCAACTACACCGCGGGCACGGTCGAGATCACCAACCCGCAGTACCTGCTGGAGGGCCAGCGCGTGGCCGTCTCGGTGGAGCAGAATAAGTTCTTCTCGATCGGGAGCAAGACGCTGCTCGGCCTCCGGGCGGACTACCGCCTGAGCGAGGACTTCGGCCTCGGCGCCACCTGGATGCGGCTTTCGGAGCGGCCCCTCGGCGACAAGTTCCGCGTCGGCGAGGAGGCGCTCAACAACTCGATCGTCGGCTTCGACGGCGCCTTCCGCGCCGAGCCGCGCTGGCTGACGCGTGCCATCGACGCGCTGCCGCTCATCCAGACGCGCGCGCCGTCGCGCCTCGAGTTCCGCGGCGAGGTGGCCCGCCTCAACCCCGGCCACCCGCAGACGTTCGCCTACGACCGCACCCGCGACGCCCTCCGCGACCAGGGCCTCGACTTCGCCGAGGACGAGCAGTCCGGCGTCAGCTACGTCGACGACTTCGAGGGCTCGGAGAACGCCTACACGGCGCTCCGCTTCACCGACGGCTGGCGCATCGCGGCCCCGCCGGAGGACGCCGGGCCGGAGGGCAGCCGCGACGGCGCCGCCCAGGAGGCCGATGTCACCGACCCCATCCTCCGCTCCAACTGGCGCGGCCTCTTCACCTGGTACACCCTCACGGAGTCGGTGTACCGCGGCTTCAACCAGATCCTGTCGCCGGCGACCGAGCCCATCCCGGCCGTCGAGCTCTTCCCCGAGCGGCCCTACACCTCGTCTCGCGAGGAGGACCTGCCGCTGGACCTGCTGGACCTCTACTTCGACCCGACCCGCCGCGGGCCGTACAACTTCAACCGGACGGTCACCGGCGGCGAGTTCGTGCAGCAGCCGGAGGACGTGTGGGGCGGCTTCATCCGCTCCATCGAGAGCTCCTACTCCAACTTCGACGGGCAGAACAACATCGAGTTCGTGGAGCTGCTCGTGTCGCCGCTCGGCGGGCGCAACGGCACCGAGCCCATCGCCGAGGGCGCGCGCCTCTACCTCGACCTCGGGCGCCTCAACGAGGATGTGCTGCCGAACGGCTTCCTCAACTCCGAGGACGGCCTCCAGAACGGCGACGCACCCGTCGCGGGCGAGGTCGACGCGTGGAGCCGCCGGCCGACCGGCCGCACCAATGGCTTCGTCGACTTCTTCGACGAGACCGAGCGCACCGAGGACCTCGGCTTGGACGGCCTGCCCTCCACCAATGAGCTGTTTCCCACCTTCCCCTACGCGATCACCGAGGTGGACCAGTTCCGGCCGTTCCTCGACGCGCTGGCGGTGGACTCGCCCGAGCAGCGCCGCGCCGCGCAGGACCCCGCCGCCGACGACTACTACAACTTCGCCGACAACCGCTTCAACGACCAGCTGCGCTACCCCGGCACCAATGGCGCCTCGGTCCAGGAGCGGTACGCGCACTACTACCCGGCCTACGAGCTGAACTCGGCCGTCGCCCAGCAGCGGCTCCTCGCCGACGGCCGCGGCGTCTCGGTGCAGCCCAACACCGAGGACATCAACAACAACAACACCCTCGACCAGGCGGAGTCCTTCCACCGCTACGAGATTCCGCTGGACGCCGCCGGCATCGCCGCCAGCCCATTCTTCCTCAATACCCTCTCGACGACCAACAGCCTCAACCAGACCCAGACGTGGTACCTGCTCCGGATCCCGGTCCGCACCCAGAACAAGACCGAGATCGGCGGCATCGCCGAGGATGACTTCTCGCGCGTCGAGGCCGTCCGCCTCTGGACGACCGGCCACGACCGCCCGGCGACGCTCCGGATCGCGTCGTTCGAGCTCGTCGGCAGCCAGTGGCTCAAGTCCGAGGAGATCGGCTTCGTGCAGGAGGGCACCCAGGACGACCCTGCGGCGAGCGGCGGCCTGGACCCGATGCTGTTCATCGAGTCGGTCAACAATGAGGAGAACGCGTCCATCTACGCCATCCCCAAGGGGACCATCCAGAACACGGCTCGGACGCAGAGCGGCAGCATCCGCGCGACCCGCGAGCAGGCGCTCGTCTTCCGCGCCGAGGGCCTCTCCGACGGCCGCCGCGCCGCGCTGGCGCGCTCCTACGCGACCCGCCCGCTGGACCTGACCAAGTACTCCAACCTGCGCACGGCCATCCACGGCGACGGCTTCGCGCGTAGCGACTCGATGCGCGTCTTCCTCCGCTTCGGCGACGACGAGACGGAGAACTACTACGAGATCGAGCAGCCGGTCTACCCGTTCGACCCGCAGGACCTCGCGCTGGTGCCGGGCGACTGCCCCATCGACCAGCCCTTCAACTGCGCCAAGTCGGACAGCCTCTGGCAGACGAACGTGATGGTGGGCGGCGAGCGGGTGGACCTGAACCCCATCAACGTGGTCCTCTCGGAGCTGAACCGGGCCAAGCTGGAGCGAGACCGGAGCGGCCGACCGCTCGACGAGCGGTTCACGCTGAGCGACCCCGAGGGCGCGCCGCCGGGCGCCACGATCACCGTGCGCGGCCAGCCCTCGATCCAGGACATCCGGACGGTGGTCCTGGGCGTCCGCAACGGCCCCGGCGGGGCGGCCGTCGTGGACACGGTCTCGATCTGGTTCAACGAGCTCCGAGTGACCGGCTACGACGAAGGCGGCGGCGCGAGCGGCTTCCTGACGGCGACGGTTGCGCTGGCGGACGTGGCGTCGCTGAACGCACGGGTCAGCTTCACCGACGACGGCTTTGGCGAGCTCGGCGGCGCGCTCGGCGGGCGCAACTTCGCCCAGCAGACCGCCTTCACCCTGTCGTCCTCGTTCAACGCCCACAAGCTGCTGCCGGAGCGCTTCGGGTGGTCGATCCCGCTCTCGTACTCGCTGACGCAGAACGGCTCGACGCCGCGCTTCGACCCCGACAACGGCGACGTCCGCCTGGACGACCTCGTCCAGCAGGCGCGCGAGGCGGAGGTGGTCGAGGGCAGCACCGCGCTCCCCCCCGACCTCCGGGCGGACGCCATCCTGGAGCGGGCGCGCACCCAAACGGCGTCCCAGAGCGTCCGCGTGCAGGTGTCGAAGAACGGCAGCCGCTCGCCCTGGCTGCGCTACACCGTCGACGGCCTCTCGGCGTCCTACTCGCGCTCGATGCAGAGCAGCACCAACCCGTCGAGCAGCCTCAACGAGTCGGACGGGTGGACGGGCACGCTCAACTACCGCGTCACGGTGCCGGACCCGCTGGCGGTGAAGCCGTTCTGGTTCACGCGGTCGGTGCCGCTGCTGGGGCGGGCCATCGGCGGGCTGCGGCTGAACCTGCTGCCGTCCAACCTGACGCTGGCGACCGACGCCCAGCGGAGCCTCTCGGCGACGCAGCAGCGCCTCGGCAGTGAGTTCCTCTCGGAGCCGGACTCCATCAGCGCCTTCCGGGCCCTCACGCGGCGCTCGCAGCGCTTCGAGCACGGCCGCCAGATGAACCTCCAGTACACGCCCTTCCCGTTCCTCCAGATGTCGTTCGGGTCGGACACCGACCAGGATCTCGGTGAGGCAGGCCAGCGCGAGCAGTTCCGGGTGCTCGTCCGCGAGCGCGACGGCGGCTTCGCCCGCGTCTACGACCTCAGCCCGGCGGGCGCACGCTCCGACACGAGCATCGTCTACCGCGACCTCGTCGCCGAGTTGGACGGCTTCAACGACGGGGACCCGTTCCCGAGCGACCGCGTCGAGATCCTCGGCGGCTCGGACCTCCAGATCCTCCCCCTCGGCGAGGCGCTGAGCAACGTGTTCAACGGCCAGCTCCGGACGCGCCAGTACACGCAGCAGGCGACGGCCTCGCTACGGGTCAACATCGCGAAGCAGAAGTGGCTCTCGTGGCTGCAGCTCCAGCCGATCAGCGTGTCCACCAACTACCAGTGGCGCGATCAGCCGAGTGCGGCGGCGCCCGACTTGGAGGTGGCCTCCGCGGGCGCCTCGGCCTCCGTTCAGAGTTCGCTCCGGATCGCGCCGCGGACGTTCTGGCGGCTCTTCCCCTTCTACCGCTCCTGGGAGCGGCCCGCGGCGGCGTCCGACTCGTCGAGCGGCTTCGACCCGGCCCGTCTCGCCCGGCGCGTGTTCGTCGCCGCGACCGGCATCGACGACATCACCGTCACCTACCGGGGGGCGTCCACGACGGCCACGGGCGGCCTCGACGGGCAGGCCTACAGCCTGCTCTCCGGCCTCACCGGCGCTGCGCCGTCGCTGGGCTACCGGCTGGGGCTCTCGCGCGAGATCGGCATCGACCAGCGCATCGCCAACGACGCGGCCTTCAACACCTTCTCGGACCTGCTCGGCGCCAACCACGACGTGGACGTGCGGACGCAGCTGTCGCCCTTCCGCGGCCTCTCGGTCGGGCTGAGCCTCCGCACCGCCTGGGGCGCGACCGAGGAGATCGACTTCCAGATCCCCGAGGGCGGCGGCGACCCGATCCGCTCGGTCGGGCGGCGGTCGGGCCAGGGCGAGTCGACGGTGTTCGCGTTCGGCGGCAGTTACGATGCCATCGTCGCGCGCCACGCGGAGCGCTACGACGCCAACGCGACGCCCAACGCCGACGGCATCATCGTGTCGGAATTCCTCTCCCCGACCGGCTACGCCGACGACTTCGCCGCGGAGCTGGGGCGCGGCTTTGGCGCGTTCGGGCCGAACGGGCTCTTTCCGATTCCGCTGCCCAACTGGAACGTCACGTACTCGGGCCTGGAGCGGCTGCCGCTCATCCGGAAGATCGCCAACCAGGTGAGCCTCCAGCACGGCTACTCGGCGACCTCGCAGACGGGCTTCGCGACCATCTTCGACCCGGACGCCCGCCTGATCCAGCTCCCGTCGGAGTTGGGCGGCGACCTCTACGCGGGCGCCGCGGCCCTCTCGGAGAGCGGGTACGACGAGGCGACCTCGGTGACCGTCAACGAGCGCTTCCAGCCGCTCGTCGGCATGTCCTTCGGCTTCAAGCGCAACATCCAGGCGAGCCTCTCCACCAACCGGACGTCGCTCTACACGCTCTCGACGCCGTCCGCCTCGGTCTTCAAGCGCACCTCCCGCGACCTCCGCGTGGACCTGTCGTACGCCCGGACCGGGCTCCGGCTCTTCGGCCTCCGCGGCGTCAACAACCAGATCCGCCTCCAGCTGACGGCGCTCATCGCGGACGACGAGACCTTCACGGGGCTGCCGCTCCAGGTGGATGTCCTCAACCTCCTCCAGGGGAGAGACCTCGCAATCCAGACCCCGACCCTCACGTCTCGCTTCCAGCTCTCGCCGCAGATCAGCTACACCGTCTCCAGCCAGGTCACGGCCAACCTGATCGCACAGTACGAGCAGACGACCTCCGAGGTCGCCGGGACGACCAACCGGTTCACCGGCGGCGTCAGCCTGCGGATTCTGTTCTCGAACTAG